A window of the Streptomyces albireticuli genome harbors these coding sequences:
- the dcd gene encoding dCTP deaminase has translation MLLSDKDIRTEIDAGRVRIDPFDESMVQPSSIDVRLDRYFRVFENHRYPHIDPAVEQADLTREVVPEGDEAFILHPGEFVLASTYEVITLPDDVASRLEGKSSLGRLGLLTHSTAGFIDPGFSGHVTLELSNMATLPIKLWPGMKIGQLCMFRLTSPVEHPYGSAKHGSRYQGQRGPTPSRSFQNFHRTQV, from the coding sequence CCGTTCGACGAATCCATGGTGCAGCCGTCGAGCATCGATGTGCGCCTCGACCGCTACTTCCGGGTGTTCGAGAACCACCGGTACCCGCACATCGACCCCGCGGTCGAGCAGGCGGACCTCACGCGTGAGGTGGTGCCGGAGGGCGACGAGGCGTTCATCCTGCACCCCGGTGAGTTCGTGCTCGCCTCGACGTACGAGGTCATCACGCTCCCCGACGACGTGGCCTCCCGCCTGGAGGGCAAGTCCAGCCTCGGCCGGCTCGGTCTGCTGACGCACTCCACGGCCGGCTTCATCGACCCGGGCTTCTCCGGGCACGTGACGCTGGAGCTGTCGAACATGGCCACGCTGCCGATCAAGCTGTGGCCGGGGATGAAGATCGGGCAGCTGTGCATGTTCCGGCTGACCTCACCCGTCGAGCATCCTTACGGGTCCGCGAAGCACGGTTCCCGCTACCAGGGCCAGCGCGGGCCGACGCCCTCGCGATCCTTCCAGAATTTCCACCGCACGCAGGTCTGA
- a CDS encoding phosphoribosyltransferase, whose translation MSEIRENLTYPIFGQAIRELAQTIADDGYEPDIILSIARGGVFVAGGLAYALDCKNIHLVNVEFYTGVGTTLEMPVMLSPVPNAIDFSNKKVLIADDVADTGKTLKLVHDFCLEHVAEVRSAVIYEKSHSLVKCEYVWKKTDEWINFPWSVEPPVVRREGQVLDA comes from the coding sequence GTGAGTGAGATCCGCGAGAACCTGACCTACCCGATCTTCGGGCAGGCCATCCGTGAGCTGGCACAGACCATCGCGGACGACGGCTACGAGCCGGACATCATCCTCTCCATCGCGCGCGGCGGCGTCTTCGTCGCGGGCGGCCTGGCGTACGCGCTGGACTGCAAGAACATCCACCTGGTGAACGTGGAGTTCTACACCGGCGTCGGCACCACGCTGGAGATGCCGGTCATGCTCTCCCCCGTCCCGAACGCGATCGACTTCTCCAACAAGAAGGTCCTGATCGCCGACGACGTCGCCGACACCGGCAAGACGCTCAAGCTGGTGCACGACTTCTGCCTGGAGCACGTCGCCGAGGTCCGCAGCGCCGTGATCTACGAGAAGAGCCACTCGCTCGTGAAGTGCGAGTACGTGTGGAAGAAGACCGACGAGTGGATCAACTTCCCGTGGAGCGTCGAGCCGCCGGTCGTGCGGCGCGAGGGCCAGGTCCTCGACGCGTGA
- a CDS encoding Yip1 family protein — protein MGRGRDAHDPARQGQRPGQYQAPYGGQGGQGGPGGHGGGPAGGHGGGQQWQRPSAYDEPEYFGGGAPQGHGQGRPGYDPQGYGQQGYGQQGRPGYNQPYGGQPQPGPGPAPQDPYYAPGPGDDPGHTRQFSIGDGPDAYGGQDPYGGQDPYPAAPAPPPGPRLPWKELLTGIVLRPSATFWQMRDHAVWVPALVVTFVYGLLAVFGFDKAREDVLNASLSNSLPSVLITGVVVVISGLILGAVTHTLARQLGGDGLWQPTVGLSMLIMSITDAPRLLFAMFMGGDSPFVQVLGWATWLVAGVLFTSMVSKSHDLPWPRALAASSIQLIALLSIIKLGTL, from the coding sequence CACGACCCCGCGCGGCAAGGACAGCGCCCGGGGCAGTACCAGGCCCCGTACGGCGGCCAAGGCGGTCAGGGCGGCCCCGGCGGGCACGGCGGCGGACCCGCCGGTGGCCACGGCGGCGGTCAGCAGTGGCAGCGGCCGTCGGCGTACGACGAGCCCGAGTACTTCGGCGGAGGCGCGCCCCAGGGGCACGGCCAGGGCCGGCCGGGCTACGACCCGCAGGGTTACGGGCAGCAGGGCTACGGCCAGCAGGGCCGGCCGGGCTACAACCAGCCGTACGGCGGGCAGCCGCAGCCCGGACCGGGACCCGCCCCGCAGGACCCGTACTACGCCCCGGGCCCCGGCGACGACCCCGGCCACACCCGGCAGTTCAGCATCGGCGACGGCCCCGACGCCTACGGCGGCCAGGACCCGTACGGCGGCCAGGACCCCTACCCCGCCGCCCCCGCGCCGCCGCCCGGCCCGCGCCTGCCGTGGAAGGAGCTGCTGACCGGCATCGTGCTGCGCCCGTCCGCCACCTTCTGGCAGATGCGCGACCACGCGGTCTGGGTCCCGGCCCTCGTCGTCACCTTCGTCTACGGCCTGCTCGCCGTCTTCGGCTTCGACAAGGCCCGCGAGGACGTGCTGAACGCCTCGCTCTCCAACAGCCTGCCGTCGGTGCTGATCACCGGCGTCGTGGTGGTGATCTCGGGCCTGATCCTCGGCGCCGTCACCCACACCCTGGCCCGGCAGCTCGGCGGCGACGGCCTCTGGCAGCCGACGGTCGGCCTGTCCATGCTGATCATGTCGATCACGGACGCGCCGCGCCTGCTGTTCGCGATGTTCATGGGCGGCGACAGCCCCTTCGTCCAGGTGCTGGGCTGGGCCACCTGGCTGGTGGCGGGCGTGCTCTTCACCTCGATGGTGAGCAAGTCGCACGACCTGCCGTGGCCGAGGGCGCTGGCCGCCTCGTCCATCCAGCTGATCGCGCTGCTGTCCATCATCAAGCTCGGCACGCTGTAG